A portion of the Chromobacterium sp. IIBBL 290-4 genome contains these proteins:
- the gcvH gene encoding glycine cleavage system protein GcvH, which yields MSNIPAELKYVESHEWLRLEADGSVTVGITAHAQELLGDIVFVELPKVGATLARDEQAGVVESVKAASDVYCPIAGEVLAVNEELEGEPELANTDPYSDGWFFKIKPANAADLDGLMDAAAYAKEIGA from the coding sequence ATGAGCAACATCCCCGCCGAACTGAAATACGTTGAAAGCCATGAATGGCTGCGCCTGGAAGCCGACGGCTCCGTGACCGTGGGCATCACCGCGCACGCGCAGGAACTGCTGGGCGACATCGTCTTCGTCGAACTGCCGAAGGTGGGCGCGACCCTGGCCCGCGACGAGCAGGCTGGCGTGGTGGAGTCGGTGAAGGCCGCTTCCGACGTCTACTGTCCGATTGCCGGCGAAGTGCTGGCCGTCAACGAAGAGCTGGAAGGCGAACCGGAACTGGCCAACACCGATCCGTATAGCGACGGCTGGTTCTTCAAGATCAAGCCGGCCAACGCCGCGGATCTGGACGGCCTGATGGACGCCGCCGCCTACGCCAAGGAAATCGGCGCCTGA
- the gluQRS gene encoding tRNA glutamyl-Q(34) synthetase GluQRS: protein MSKSNYRGRFAPSPTGLLHAGSLSTAVGSYLEARSQGGEWLLRMEDLDPPREVPGAADSILKTLEAFGFEWDGEVAYQSRRHHLYRDALKQLIENGKAYACACTRKEIAAAAKRGLDGYVYPGTCRHGCPDGREGRAWRLRVNARLTTLPDRLQGEYSQNLASDIGDFVLLRADGFWAYQLAVVVDDAEQGVSDIVRGADLLVSTPRQLAVYDALGLEPPSYCHLPVLTNGAGEKLSKQTLAPAISTGDAARQLRAALALLGHEAPVECGSLDELWLWARQRWSLSRVPRGPLLAPL, encoded by the coding sequence ATGTCCAAATCCAACTATCGGGGCCGTTTCGCGCCCAGTCCCACCGGCCTGTTGCACGCGGGCTCGCTCAGCACCGCCGTCGGCAGTTATCTGGAAGCCCGAAGCCAGGGGGGCGAATGGCTGCTCAGAATGGAAGACCTGGATCCGCCGCGCGAGGTGCCGGGCGCCGCCGACTCCATCCTGAAGACGCTGGAAGCGTTTGGCTTCGAGTGGGATGGCGAGGTGGCGTATCAGAGCCGCCGCCATCATTTGTATCGCGATGCCTTGAAGCAGCTGATTGAGAACGGCAAGGCCTATGCTTGCGCCTGCACGCGCAAGGAGATCGCCGCGGCGGCCAAGCGCGGGCTGGATGGTTATGTCTATCCCGGCACGTGCCGCCATGGCTGCCCGGATGGCCGAGAGGGCCGGGCATGGCGATTGCGGGTCAATGCCAGGCTTACGACCTTGCCGGACCGCTTGCAGGGCGAATACAGCCAGAATCTGGCGAGCGATATCGGCGATTTCGTCTTGCTGCGCGCCGATGGCTTCTGGGCCTATCAACTGGCGGTGGTGGTGGATGACGCCGAACAGGGCGTCAGCGATATCGTGCGCGGCGCCGATCTATTGGTATCCACGCCCAGGCAACTGGCCGTATACGATGCGCTGGGCCTTGAGCCGCCCAGCTACTGCCACTTGCCGGTATTGACCAATGGAGCAGGAGAAAAATTGTCGAAACAGACGCTGGCTCCGGCGATTTCAACGGGCGACGCCGCCCGGCAATTGCGCGCCGCTCTGGCGCTGCTCGGGCATGAGGCTCCCGTTGAGTGCGGCAGCCTGGACGAGCTATGGCTTTGGGCGCGACAGCGCTGGTCTTTATCTCGCGTGCCGCGCGGCCCCTTGCTGGCGCCGTTGTAA
- a CDS encoding chemotaxis response regulator protein-glutamate methylesterase: MTARKKIRVVVVDDSALIRNLLTSIINEAPDMEVVATASDPIIARERIRETNPDVVTLDVEMPRMDGVEFLRRLMRLKPTPVLMISSLTESGSETTLTALEIGAVDFVHKPSDDVTRRMQEYAEEIREKLRVVAEARLRQPMRFKQPPPLPSSRSATGLKKNMLVFVGASTGGTEAIKDFLMGMPADSPPILIVQHMPEHFTFTFAGRLNSLCPMQVKEAEDGEPVKAGVAYIAPGSSHMRVRPGGPTGYLIILDQGELVNRHRPAVDPLFDSAAQYLRKNAIGVILTGMGKDGSEGLLRMRNAGATTFGQDEASCVVYGMPREAAKVGAVMHVHPLSKLAAKVVECLQSHAERAIT; this comes from the coding sequence ATGACCGCTAGGAAGAAAATACGCGTGGTAGTCGTGGACGATTCTGCGTTGATCCGCAATCTGCTGACCAGCATCATCAATGAGGCGCCGGACATGGAGGTGGTGGCCACCGCTTCCGACCCCATCATCGCGCGGGAAAGGATACGCGAGACCAATCCCGATGTAGTGACGCTGGATGTGGAAATGCCGAGGATGGATGGCGTGGAGTTCCTGCGGCGCTTGATGCGCTTGAAACCGACGCCGGTGTTGATGATTTCCTCCTTGACCGAGTCAGGCTCAGAAACCACGCTGACGGCGCTGGAAATCGGCGCGGTGGATTTTGTTCATAAACCAAGCGATGACGTAACGCGGCGCATGCAGGAGTATGCCGAAGAGATCCGGGAGAAGCTGCGCGTGGTCGCCGAGGCGCGTTTGCGCCAGCCCATGCGTTTCAAACAGCCGCCGCCGCTGCCCAGCAGCCGCAGCGCCACCGGATTGAAAAAAAACATGCTGGTGTTTGTCGGCGCCTCCACCGGCGGCACCGAGGCGATCAAGGACTTCCTGATGGGCATGCCGGCGGATAGCCCGCCCATTCTGATCGTGCAGCATATGCCAGAGCACTTTACCTTCACGTTCGCCGGAAGGCTGAACAGCCTGTGTCCGATGCAGGTGAAAGAGGCCGAGGATGGCGAACCTGTCAAAGCTGGCGTGGCTTACATCGCGCCGGGAAGTTCGCATATGCGGGTGCGGCCGGGCGGGCCGACGGGGTATCTGATCATCTTGGACCAAGGCGAGCTGGTGAATCGACACCGGCCGGCAGTGGACCCCTTGTTCGACTCGGCGGCCCAATATCTGCGAAAAAACGCGATTGGCGTCATCTTGACCGGGATGGGAAAAGACGGCTCGGAAGGCTTGTTGAGAATGCGTAACGCCGGAGCGACCACCTTCGGCCAGGATGAGGCCAGTTGCGTGGTTTATGGCATGCCAAGGGAGGCGGCGAAAGTCGGCGCGGTGATGCACGTCCATCCGCTGAGCAAGTTGGCGGCCAAGGTTGTCGAGTGCCTGCAAAGTCATGCAGAAAGGGCGATTACATGA
- the cheD gene encoding chemoreceptor glutamine deamidase CheD, with protein MNHADMANGHQYFDKHFQIMAVKVFPGEFHATNQPRMLVTLLGSCVAVCLSDRVSGVCGMNHFLLPEGSLDLGAGTSAARFGVNAMELLITDMQKLGAMRNRLEAKIFGAGNVLDGMTVVNIGERNTNFIRGYLANEKIPILAEDLLGDCARKVYFFTNTGKVLIKKLKRNSTAVKQEMPYRGRIVDQREGDKTGSIDLFI; from the coding sequence ATGAATCATGCTGACATGGCCAATGGTCACCAGTATTTTGACAAGCATTTCCAGATCATGGCGGTCAAAGTCTTTCCCGGCGAATTCCACGCCACCAATCAGCCGCGCATGTTGGTCACCTTGCTGGGATCGTGCGTCGCGGTCTGCTTGAGCGACCGGGTGTCGGGGGTGTGCGGGATGAACCACTTTTTATTGCCAGAGGGCTCGCTGGACCTGGGCGCGGGCACTTCCGCCGCGCGATTCGGCGTCAATGCGATGGAGCTGCTGATTACCGATATGCAAAAGCTGGGCGCGATGCGCAACCGCTTGGAAGCCAAAATATTCGGCGCCGGCAATGTGCTGGACGGCATGACAGTGGTGAATATAGGCGAACGCAATACCAATTTTATTCGCGGCTATCTGGCCAATGAAAAGATACCCATCCTGGCCGAAGACTTGTTGGGCGATTGCGCGCGCAAGGTTTATTTCTTCACCAATACCGGCAAGGTGCTGATCAAAAAGCTCAAGCGCAACAGCACGGCCGTCAAGCAAGAAATGCCGTACCGCGGCCGCATTGTGGACCAGCGCGAAGGCGACAAGACCGGCAGCATCGATCTGTTCATTTAA
- a CDS encoding methyl-accepting chemotaxis protein, whose translation MSDMKFKHQLTLGFGLLVAATAAVLYLAQAQLGRLQGEVLQFSSGSGMQISQLAQASAAQEAAGQLLRQVGAVQAMADPAQSRAVQPQLDVSLEALTGKLNALSAHVSSEGKPVLDAARNLDAAFRNQLTAYRQLLSAGRGDEARSYAQSTLWTGAAKYQEAVGQYARYESEQSLKMAQAAGAPDAFGGNELYGFGGGLLVLALFLIWTLARSHERLLGGDPQVLAAVLKELANGEVKTEFRVRDGDHRSAFAFLQEAVNRSLENLRVRSALDSCTTNVMIADEEHQVVYANRAVLDMFQQAESDIRQDLPQFSARAILGSSIDNFHRNPSYQRNLLQQVRGTHRSSIEVGGRTFDLVLTPILDNQNRKLGSVVEWVDATRALAQKAAEEAKQAADRRAAAENARIRSALDVCTTNVMIADENHQIIYVNQSVLSMFRNAEADIRRDIPRFNSAALLGSRIDDFHKNPSYQQGLLAQVRDTHRSSIVVGGRTFGLILSPILGAKGERLGAVVEWQDNTEMLRLEAESEARVVQERKVAAENARIRNALDVCTTNVMIADENHQIIYTNHSVMTMFRNAEADIRKDIPRFSAGELLGSKIDAFHKTPSYQHGLLQQVKEVHRSSIEVGGRTFNLILSPIFGIKGERLGAVVEWLDNTENLRRQAEREAQAAEERRVASENARIRSALDNCTTNVMIADNERKIIYMNHSVTDMLRGAESDLRKALPNFDVRKLIGATMDEFHKNPAHQRELLANMRATYRAEIAVAGRTFSLVANPVFSVDGERLGSVVEWKDRTAEVQIEHEVSEIVKAASSGEFGKRIDVDGKQGFFKLLGDGINQLLGVTSQGLSDIASVLSSLAKGDLTKTISADYQGLFGQLKTDTNATVERLKEIVGNIKVSTDSINTASKEIAAGNSNLSSRTEQQAASLEETASSMEEITSTVRQNAENAKKANSLATGASDIAARGGKVVGDVVSTMNEINESAKKIVDIISVIDGIAFQTNILALNAAVEAARAGEQGRGFAVVASEVRNLAQRSAGAAKEIKSLIGNSVDKVESGSRLVDEAGRTMNEIVISIRRVADIMSDISAASVEQSSGIEQVNLAVTQMDENTQKNAALVEEAAAAAESLEEQARYLSDAVAVFKLDERLTHAKPPAAKPSPAGYAASPASSHASHGGGQPVAASLASRTGNHVGSYQVKPKAIEPIRPQGDSGEGTWEEF comes from the coding sequence ATGAGCGATATGAAGTTCAAACACCAGCTAACCCTTGGCTTCGGGCTGCTGGTGGCTGCTACCGCGGCGGTGCTGTACCTGGCGCAGGCGCAACTTGGCCGTTTGCAGGGGGAGGTGCTGCAGTTCTCCTCCGGATCGGGCATGCAAATCAGCCAGCTGGCGCAGGCCAGCGCCGCCCAGGAGGCTGCCGGCCAATTACTGCGCCAGGTCGGCGCAGTCCAGGCCATGGCGGATCCGGCGCAGTCTCGCGCCGTCCAGCCCCAGCTGGATGTTTCACTGGAAGCGTTGACGGGCAAGCTGAACGCGCTTTCCGCCCATGTCTCCAGCGAAGGCAAGCCGGTGTTGGATGCCGCGCGCAATTTGGACGCGGCCTTTCGCAATCAATTAACCGCATATCGCCAATTGTTGTCGGCAGGGCGGGGAGACGAAGCGCGCTCCTATGCCCAGTCCACGCTGTGGACGGGCGCGGCCAAGTATCAGGAGGCCGTGGGCCAGTATGCCCGCTATGAGAGCGAGCAGTCTTTGAAGATGGCGCAGGCGGCCGGCGCGCCGGATGCCTTCGGCGGCAATGAGCTGTACGGTTTCGGCGGCGGTTTGCTGGTGTTGGCGCTGTTCTTGATCTGGACCTTGGCGCGCTCTCATGAAAGATTGCTGGGCGGCGATCCGCAGGTGCTGGCGGCTGTGCTGAAGGAGCTGGCCAACGGCGAGGTGAAGACTGAATTCCGCGTGCGGGATGGAGATCATCGCAGCGCCTTCGCTTTTCTGCAGGAGGCGGTCAATCGATCGCTGGAGAACCTGCGGGTCCGCAGCGCATTGGATTCCTGCACCACCAATGTGATGATCGCGGATGAAGAGCATCAAGTGGTCTACGCCAACCGGGCGGTGCTGGATATGTTCCAACAGGCCGAGTCGGACATCCGCCAGGATCTGCCGCAGTTTTCGGCAAGGGCGATTTTGGGCAGCAGCATAGACAACTTCCACCGCAATCCCTCGTATCAGCGCAATCTGCTCCAGCAGGTGAGAGGCACGCATCGCAGCTCTATCGAAGTGGGCGGGCGAACCTTTGACCTGGTCTTGACGCCGATTTTGGATAATCAGAATCGAAAGCTGGGCTCCGTCGTCGAGTGGGTGGACGCGACCCGCGCGCTGGCGCAGAAAGCGGCCGAAGAGGCCAAACAGGCCGCCGATCGCCGCGCCGCGGCGGAAAACGCCCGCATCCGCAGCGCTTTGGACGTGTGCACCACCAATGTGATGATCGCCGACGAGAATCATCAGATCATTTACGTCAACCAGTCGGTGTTGAGCATGTTCCGCAATGCCGAGGCCGATATCCGCCGCGATATTCCCCGTTTCAATTCGGCTGCGTTGCTGGGTTCGCGCATCGATGATTTCCACAAGAATCCCAGTTACCAACAGGGCTTGCTGGCCCAGGTCCGCGATACCCATCGCTCGTCCATCGTTGTCGGCGGACGCACTTTCGGCTTGATCTTGTCGCCTATCCTGGGCGCCAAGGGCGAGCGGCTGGGGGCGGTGGTGGAGTGGCAGGACAATACCGAAATGCTGCGGCTGGAGGCTGAATCGGAAGCCCGCGTCGTGCAAGAACGCAAGGTGGCGGCGGAAAACGCGCGCATCCGCAATGCCTTGGATGTGTGCACCACCAATGTGATGATCGCCGATGAGAACCATCAAATCATCTATACCAATCATTCGGTGATGACTATGTTCCGCAATGCGGAAGCGGATATCCGCAAGGATATTCCGCGCTTCTCCGCCGGGGAGTTGTTGGGCAGCAAAATAGACGCCTTCCATAAAACCCCTTCCTATCAGCACGGTTTGCTGCAGCAGGTCAAGGAGGTGCATCGCTCCTCCATCGAGGTGGGCGGCCGCACCTTCAACCTGATCCTGTCGCCGATCTTCGGCATCAAGGGCGAGCGCTTGGGCGCGGTGGTGGAGTGGCTGGACAATACCGAGAACCTGCGCCGCCAGGCGGAGCGCGAAGCCCAGGCGGCCGAGGAGCGCCGCGTCGCAAGCGAAAACGCGCGCATCCGCAGCGCTTTGGACAACTGCACCACCAATGTGATGATCGCCGACAACGAGCGCAAGATCATCTACATGAACCACAGCGTGACCGACATGCTGCGCGGCGCGGAATCGGATCTGCGCAAGGCGTTGCCCAACTTCGACGTGCGGAAGTTGATTGGCGCGACGATGGACGAGTTCCACAAAAACCCAGCGCATCAGCGCGAGTTGCTGGCGAATATGCGCGCGACCTATCGCGCGGAAATCGCGGTAGCCGGCCGCACCTTCTCCTTGGTCGCCAATCCGGTCTTTAGCGTCGACGGCGAGCGGCTGGGATCGGTGGTGGAGTGGAAGGATCGCACCGCGGAGGTCCAGATCGAGCATGAGGTATCGGAAATCGTCAAGGCGGCGTCCTCCGGCGAGTTCGGCAAGCGCATCGATGTGGACGGCAAGCAGGGCTTCTTCAAGCTGCTGGGCGATGGCATCAACCAATTGCTCGGCGTAACCAGCCAGGGGCTGAGCGATATCGCCAGCGTATTGAGCTCCTTGGCCAAGGGCGATTTGACCAAGACGATAAGCGCGGATTACCAAGGCTTGTTCGGGCAGCTGAAAACGGACACCAACGCCACGGTGGAGCGCTTGAAGGAAATCGTCGGCAATATCAAGGTCTCCACCGATTCGATCAATACCGCGTCCAAGGAAATCGCCGCCGGCAATTCCAACCTGTCCAGCCGAACCGAGCAGCAGGCAGCCAGCCTGGAAGAAACCGCGTCAAGCATGGAGGAGATCACCAGCACCGTGCGGCAGAACGCCGAGAACGCCAAGAAAGCCAACTCGCTCGCCACCGGGGCGTCCGATATCGCCGCGCGCGGCGGCAAGGTAGTGGGCGATGTGGTGTCGACGATGAACGAGATCAACGAAAGCGCCAAGAAGATCGTCGACATCATCAGCGTGATAGACGGCATCGCTTTCCAGACCAATATTCTGGCATTGAACGCCGCAGTGGAGGCCGCGCGGGCGGGAGAGCAGGGGCGGGGCTTCGCGGTGGTCGCGAGCGAGGTGCGCAATCTGGCGCAGCGTTCGGCGGGGGCGGCCAAGGAAATCAAGTCGCTGATAGGCAATTCGGTGGACAAGGTGGAGTCGGGAAGCCGTCTGGTGGACGAGGCGGGCCGCACCATGAACGAAATCGTGATCTCTATCCGTCGCGTGGCCGACATCATGAGCGACATCTCCGCCGCCTCGGTGGAGCAGAGCTCAGGCATCGAACAGGTGAATTTGGCCGTGACGCAGATGGACGAAAACACCCAGAAGAATGCCGCCTTGGTGGAGGAGGCCGCGGCAGCGGCGGAATCGCTGGAGGAGCAGGCGCGCTATCTGTCCGATGCGGTCGCGGTGTTCAAGCTGGACGAGAGGCTGACGCATGCCAAACCGCCGGCGGCGAAGCCATCCCCGGCAGGCTATGCGGCGTCGCCTGCCAGCTCGCACGCGTCTCATGGCGGAGGACAGCCGGTGGCCGCCTCTTTGGCCAGCCGGACTGGCAATCATGTGGGCAGTTATCAGGTGAAGCCCAAAGCGATAGAGCCGATCAGGCCGCAGGGCGACTCGGGCGAAGGGACTTGGGAGGAGTTCTGA
- a CDS encoding CheR family methyltransferase, with the protein MAQDTELKFTHSDFRRVRDMIYQRVGISLNESKTHMAYARLAKRVRSSGLRSFADYLDMLEGDQQTAEWQSFINALTTNLTSFFRESHHFDILREHACMQKKPGEIFRVWSSASSTGEEPYSIAITLLDVWREMSGGSFELVASDIDTNVLNHAALGVYNQERVEKVSPQLLRRYFDKGAGTNAGKVRLKKTVRDALIFFQFNLIAPNWPDIGQFDVIFCRNVLIYFDKSTQSEILAKMAKCLKPNGLLLLGHSENIVHLTDAYVACGRTAYKLAHPELQE; encoded by the coding sequence ATGGCGCAGGACACCGAGCTCAAGTTCACACATAGCGATTTCAGGCGCGTGCGGGACATGATCTATCAGCGGGTCGGAATTTCGCTGAATGAATCCAAGACCCATATGGCGTACGCGCGCCTGGCCAAGCGGGTGCGCTCGAGCGGCTTGCGCAGCTTCGCCGATTATCTGGACATGCTGGAAGGCGATCAGCAGACGGCGGAATGGCAGAGCTTCATCAACGCCTTGACCACCAATCTGACCTCGTTTTTCCGCGAATCGCATCATTTCGATATTCTGCGCGAGCATGCGTGCATGCAAAAAAAACCGGGAGAGATTTTCCGGGTGTGGAGCTCCGCCTCGTCGACCGGCGAGGAGCCTTACTCCATCGCCATCACGTTGCTGGACGTTTGGCGCGAGATGAGCGGCGGCTCTTTCGAGCTGGTGGCATCCGACATCGACACCAATGTGTTGAATCATGCCGCCTTGGGCGTTTACAACCAGGAACGAGTGGAAAAAGTCTCGCCCCAGTTGCTGCGCCGCTATTTCGATAAGGGCGCGGGAACGAATGCGGGCAAGGTCAGATTGAAAAAGACGGTACGGGATGCTTTGATTTTTTTCCAATTTAACCTGATTGCGCCAAATTGGCCGGATATCGGCCAGTTCGATGTGATTTTCTGCCGCAATGTCCTGATTTATTTTGACAAATCCACCCAGTCCGAAATTCTGGCCAAAATGGCAAAGTGTCTGAAACCGAATGGATTGCTGCTATTGGGACACTCGGAAAACATCGTGCATTTGACCGATGCGTATGTCGCTTGCGGCCGTACCGCCTACAAGCTGGCGCATCCTGAATTGCAGGAGTAG
- a CDS encoding chemotaxis protein CheW — protein sequence MQVEGLNENLARDVAARELLVFTLGCEEYGIDILKVQEIRGYDTVTRIANAPEFIKGVINLRGSIVPIVDLRLKFGLGEPVYNEFTVVIILNVSKRTVGIVVDGVSDVIQLDKDSMRAPPEFGSTVDTAYIEGLGTIDEQMIIIVDIERLMGSDEMALTAVAARV from the coding sequence ATGCAAGTGGAAGGCTTGAACGAAAACCTGGCTCGGGATGTGGCGGCCAGGGAGCTGCTGGTGTTTACGCTGGGGTGCGAGGAATACGGCATCGATATCCTGAAGGTTCAGGAAATTCGCGGCTACGACACGGTGACGCGCATCGCCAACGCGCCGGAGTTCATCAAGGGCGTGATCAATCTGCGCGGCAGCATCGTGCCCATTGTCGACCTGAGGCTCAAGTTTGGATTAGGGGAGCCGGTTTACAACGAATTCACGGTGGTGATCATCCTGAACGTCAGCAAGCGAACCGTAGGCATCGTGGTGGACGGCGTATCGGATGTCATCCAGTTGGATAAAGACTCGATGCGCGCGCCGCCGGAATTCGGCTCGACGGTGGACACCGCTTATATCGAAGGGCTGGGAACGATAGACGAGCAGATGATCATCATCGTCGATATTGAACGATTGATGGGTAGCGACGAAATGGCATTGACCGCCGTTGCGGCGCGAGTTTGA
- a CDS encoding amino acid permease, with protein MCTALVVGNMIGSGVFLLPASLAPFGGISMLGWLLTSCGAICLALVFARLSAILPREGGPYAYIHAGFGDFAGFWIAWGYWIALWAGNAALAVAATSYMQVFFPILGHNEFLAGGFAISLIWIVTWINSRGAHSSGVVAVVTTLLKLLPLAAVTFIGFFHMNTDNLAFNPHGKPLLSSLSATMALTLWAFLGLESASVPAGDVVEPEKTIPRATVIGALLATVLYILSTISLMGLMPADMLAASQAPFADAAKLMWGDWGYWAVGFGAVVSCFGALNGWSLMQAHVPAAAAKDKLFPSRFNQRNAAGVPIFGLVLSSTLVTILMAMKYAGGDSGVKIFEFIILLATATTLLPYAFCSMALIAIMLMRGKEFTAKDYVAPGFFAGIGFVYSLWALYGSGADIVMWGMLLLLLGLPIYVWQIKERHSAQ; from the coding sequence ATGTGCACCGCCCTGGTAGTGGGCAATATGATAGGTTCCGGCGTATTTTTGCTGCCGGCCTCGCTGGCGCCGTTTGGCGGCATCTCCATGTTGGGCTGGCTGCTGACCTCCTGCGGCGCGATCTGTCTGGCGCTGGTGTTTGCCCGCCTGTCCGCCATTCTGCCGCGCGAAGGCGGGCCGTATGCCTATATCCACGCCGGTTTCGGCGACTTCGCCGGTTTCTGGATCGCTTGGGGCTACTGGATTGCTTTGTGGGCCGGCAATGCCGCGCTGGCAGTGGCGGCCACCAGCTATATGCAGGTTTTCTTCCCCATCTTGGGCCATAACGAATTCTTGGCTGGCGGCTTCGCCATCAGCCTGATCTGGATCGTCACCTGGATCAACAGCCGCGGCGCGCACAGCTCCGGCGTGGTGGCGGTGGTGACTACGCTGCTGAAGCTGCTGCCTTTGGCGGCCGTCACCTTCATCGGCTTCTTTCATATGAACACCGACAATCTGGCCTTCAATCCGCATGGCAAGCCGCTGTTGTCCTCTCTGTCCGCCACCATGGCGCTGACTTTGTGGGCCTTCTTGGGCCTGGAGTCGGCATCGGTGCCGGCGGGCGATGTGGTGGAGCCGGAAAAAACCATCCCGCGCGCGACGGTGATCGGCGCCTTGCTGGCGACCGTGCTCTACATTTTGTCCACTATCTCGCTGATGGGGTTGATGCCGGCCGACATGCTGGCCGCGTCGCAAGCGCCGTTCGCCGACGCAGCCAAGTTGATGTGGGGCGATTGGGGCTATTGGGCGGTAGGTTTCGGCGCGGTGGTGTCCTGCTTTGGCGCGCTCAACGGCTGGAGCCTGATGCAGGCGCATGTGCCGGCCGCGGCGGCCAAGGACAAACTGTTCCCCAGCCGTTTCAATCAGCGCAACGCGGCGGGCGTGCCCATCTTCGGCCTGGTGTTGTCCAGCACGCTGGTCACCATTTTGATGGCGATGAAGTACGCCGGCGGCGATAGCGGGGTGAAGATTTTCGAATTCATCATCCTGCTTGCCACCGCCACCACGCTGCTGCCCTATGCGTTCTGCTCGATGGCGCTGATCGCCATCATGCTGATGCGCGGCAAGGAGTTCACGGCCAAGGATTATGTCGCGCCCGGCTTCTTCGCAGGCATCGGCTTCGTTTACTCCTTGTGGGCCTTGTATGGCTCCGGCGCTGACATCGTGATGTGGGGCATGCTGCTCTTGCTGCTGGGGCTGCCGATTTATGTGTGGCAGATCAAGGAGAGGCACTCGGCGCAGTGA
- the gcvT gene encoding glycine cleavage system aminomethyltransferase GcvT, which produces MTAPKRTPLFDAHIAAGAKMVDFAGWEMPIHYGSQLKEHEIVRSDAGMFDVSHMTVIDITGSGAKAWLQKLIANDVAKLGFEGKALYSGMLTPEGTVVDDLIVYLTSYGYRMVVNAGTTEKDLAWMESQKAGFDVTLQVRRDLAMLAVQGPQAIDKVCAVKPELAEAIRALKVFQGLPQDQWFYARTGYTGEDGLEIMVPADQTIAFFNQLQAVGVAPIGLGARDTLRLEAGMNLYGHDMDETVSPLEAGMGWTIAWEQADRKFNGREALEAQKAAGVKMKQVGLVLEGRGVLREGLKVVVEGVGEGVITSGTFSPTLKHSIAIARVPAATGATAQVDLRGTLTDVRVVKMPFVRNGKKVFE; this is translated from the coding sequence ATGACGGCCCCGAAACGTACTCCGCTGTTTGATGCCCATATCGCCGCCGGCGCCAAGATGGTCGATTTCGCCGGTTGGGAAATGCCCATCCATTACGGTTCCCAGCTGAAAGAGCACGAAATCGTCCGCAGCGACGCCGGCATGTTCGACGTCTCCCACATGACGGTGATCGACATCACCGGTTCCGGCGCCAAGGCCTGGCTGCAAAAACTGATCGCCAACGACGTGGCCAAGCTCGGTTTCGAGGGCAAGGCGCTGTATTCCGGCATGTTGACGCCGGAAGGCACCGTCGTCGATGACCTGATCGTCTACCTCACTTCCTACGGCTACCGCATGGTGGTCAATGCCGGCACCACCGAAAAAGACCTGGCCTGGATGGAAAGCCAGAAGGCGGGCTTCGACGTGACGCTGCAAGTGCGCCGCGACCTGGCCATGCTGGCGGTGCAAGGCCCGCAAGCCATAGACAAGGTTTGCGCCGTCAAGCCTGAGTTGGCCGAAGCCATCCGCGCGCTGAAAGTGTTCCAGGGCCTGCCGCAAGATCAGTGGTTCTACGCCCGCACCGGCTACACCGGCGAAGACGGACTGGAAATCATGGTCCCGGCCGATCAGACCATTGCCTTCTTCAATCAATTGCAAGCCGTGGGCGTCGCCCCTATCGGCCTGGGCGCGCGCGACACGCTGCGCCTGGAAGCCGGCATGAATCTGTACGGCCACGACATGGACGAAACCGTGTCGCCGCTGGAAGCGGGCATGGGCTGGACTATCGCCTGGGAGCAGGCGGATCGCAAATTCAACGGCCGCGAAGCGCTGGAAGCGCAAAAGGCCGCCGGCGTGAAGATGAAGCAGGTGGGCCTGGTGCTGGAAGGCCGCGGCGTGCTGCGCGAAGGCTTGAAGGTGGTGGTGGAGGGAGTGGGCGAAGGCGTGATCACCAGCGGCACCTTCTCGCCCACGCTGAAGCACTCCATCGCCATCGCCCGCGTGCCGGCCGCTACCGGCGCGACCGCCCAAGTGGACCTGCGCGGCACGCTGACCGATGTGCGCGTAGTGAAGATGCCCTTCGTGCGCAACGGCAAGAAAGTATTCGAATAA
- the fdxA gene encoding ferredoxin FdxA — protein MAYVVTDACIKCKYTDCVEVCPVDCFREGPNFLAIDPEECIDCSLCVAECPVGAIYPEDDVPKGQEHFIPLNAELAKNWPSISNRIDPPADHADWAEVKDKLPYLER, from the coding sequence ATGGCGTACGTTGTAACCGATGCCTGTATCAAATGCAAATACACGGACTGCGTCGAAGTCTGCCCGGTCGACTGCTTCCGCGAAGGCCCCAACTTTCTGGCGATTGATCCGGAAGAATGCATAGATTGTTCGCTTTGCGTAGCGGAATGCCCGGTCGGCGCCATCTATCCCGAAGACGATGTGCCCAAGGGACAGGAGCATTTCATTCCCTTGAACGCAGAACTCGCCAAGAACTGGCCCAGCATCAGCAATCGCATAGACCCGCCAGCCGACCATGCGGACTGGGCCGAAGTGAAAGATAAACTGCCCTATCTCGAACGCTGA